In the genome of Ignavibacteria bacterium, one region contains:
- the sprA gene encoding cell surface protein SprA — MTTLQGKKLKNCSGKIFLSVLFVFIANFIILSSISAQGRRDWDKGTGPGYRYGDSLYTQEQDSIQAVLDSLRRLPVDSTARIKYFTYSPEYSPIGNIKDYEHPLLIGQSEKITYSVTFDSNNAIITRKFLEYDITIPLVVPLDEYIQELTNLNQARIFSDIFGEKYQGLVVDDLSQLFEKFTDIKIPLPFKSETIFGPPTVSLRINGSIDITASYQNIKSDLQVTSTTTSNQNNFNFKQEVYVTAKGTIGDKLNIDADWNTQRLFDFENQLKIRYDGYADEVIKRIEAGNVSLVTNSGIIQSTQALFGVKGDFQLGPLSLSAVLSQKKSKQEVKDFVGGAQEQNFNLKAYEYSDAHYFLDTIYKKSFLDVFNNTSGILDAQTMQNRVLTEETSFEVWVQTDVTTINKRYGVAHIQLIEQPTAGYDTSYKKAVAEDGKVFAGYFMKLDPSDYYINSYAGFISFIVNVPENFAVGVTYRTQSNSLYGTPSTTVDGNDTLVLKMIKSGVLNPATTPVAWELKLKNIYRLPVSKVLEEGFELQAVYYQDGNNQPNLPGQQKSLSNMLDIDRYTGTTREPPPDSRFDFLSGFTINKVTGDIIFPTLRPFWDNLVREGVDSSFYYKQIYTDVKLNAQNSSTAPNAIRYSLIGKAKGESGYSDVINLGLNVVQGSVKVMVGAQELIKDIDYSVDYLTGTVVIRNAAAKLSKDLKVSYETNDLFGLDKKTLIGLRGDYKIDEFNSLGFTFLNLEQTTLNTKVRIGEEPTNNSIFGVDFTTQINSKLLTRLVNMLPGYNTKEQSAFTLKGEFAYLTPDPNTLKSKIPTDNNESIAYVDDMEGSKKIVSLGTNYSTWTISSVPFDPELGNIPDSIYNKRGRMKWYNIPNDAKLTDIYPEKSVQAGQDVITPFYIQFDPTKRGIYNYSNNYNTSNGLFNKNVTTATNWNGIMKYLNTTSTDLLNENINFIEFNMRIDSVGLSTIQNGKLVIDLGRVSEDAILNGFPDSEDKNNNGILEISEDIGLDYKQNFEELAFYNTKYGTSLTLDDFENRDPGLDNNDSTGAINYDIIDGTQNNRFFEGGNKPDTEDLNKDGALNTSNVYFSYEIPLDTTNNQFISGRGRVGWFQYRIPLSEFRRMVGNPSLNNIEYARLYVKGVNGAIRVALVDFNLVGNQWYKPNKNDTTYNISIVSIEENPQIYDSPVPGDVLRQRIQNTTGGTTLSNEASLSIDVNNLVDGERKLAVKDYTSVPLDLFNYKRLKLFVNGDPSFNYTSEKIFDAWMIVRLGSDTSNYYEYRAPIHPDVRPSTPWNAQNEVTINFADLTAIKILLDSINTGTEFPVPNGPPGALYVVRGNPLINAIRQISVGIEKSRTGYNASVTGSVWFNEIRVLDIDDDNGFKYVLNAGVKLADLLTVNATLTNESPNFYSLDGRPGPYTRQTTQNFDISGTLNVHKFLNNAIASIFSDEWKDFLVLPLTFRHSEYMVKHKNYPNTDIDLEEARERRYEQILLQTGDAELAERLSNNIYIEAQTLDVTNEFGIQGMRLQFPSNNYIVQNIINKLSYNFRAVYNYKRDLTLERKDQVVYNGAVDFATDFGLSDNFNLNIGRIINLGDEYKDAKLYFALPFIPLAPLFSNNFTAKTDFNRDKDEKKFRTSLGDAPPTLVFRANRGFNLDWKLLENWIVDLTGTYSYGTGSDLRDLETLNDSLRTPITGNVLDRIFFNGGLINFGKDIDYLQTTTFNPKFNIPFIKKFVELTGNYNVTYAWSNPQTNDNIGYNVRTFNNINTSATIKLSEIANIFKSSDNPQRFRLRSGGITDTTDGKGKQSILDVFKVFGTFFPENITVNFTQSNTLTNNNVAGSPGFGNFWLYPTTKEDLGPSRMYQLGFTQYPGKRVDSLSGVRDYYNVLNDLSLTTSISPIFPEHIRMSLTFKKKWGRDNDKTYSTNAFGEMASLSNQAHSNANSNSIFFGGDVKDFKFIPSGTSSENLANVTEQFKSQLSSFPFPNWNITISGVEKFPLFGQFASAVTIENAFTSEFSERYTTDINNNPVPNLMAVTQGFTPLIGMNITFKEAFGGSLSAVFRYNTTVLNSLTPSSYQIQTTNTRDWSINANFTKAGFEIPMFGLSLQNDIAFSLTLSKTINDPISYTFQLAGRNEAPGNGSSVMTLNPSIQYSLSQRVQMQLFYKYIRTEPTQQTANIAPRTSNEGGLNIRISIQ, encoded by the coding sequence TTGACAACTCTTCAAGGTAAAAAACTTAAAAACTGCTCAGGTAAAATATTTTTATCTGTATTATTTGTTTTTATAGCAAATTTTATCATACTAAGTTCCATATCAGCCCAAGGTCGAAGAGACTGGGATAAAGGAACCGGTCCCGGTTATAGATACGGTGACTCTCTTTATACTCAGGAACAGGATTCCATTCAGGCTGTTCTTGATTCACTCAGGCGTCTGCCTGTTGATTCCACAGCAAGAATAAAATATTTTACATATTCCCCGGAATACTCTCCCATTGGTAATATTAAAGATTACGAACATCCTTTATTAATCGGACAATCGGAAAAAATTACTTACTCTGTAACGTTTGATTCCAATAATGCAATCATTACCCGTAAGTTTTTGGAGTATGATATAACTATTCCGCTTGTTGTTCCATTGGATGAGTATATTCAGGAACTGACAAATCTAAATCAGGCTCGGATATTCTCCGATATATTCGGTGAAAAATATCAGGGACTTGTAGTTGATGACCTTTCCCAATTATTTGAAAAATTTACCGACATAAAAATTCCGCTGCCGTTTAAATCAGAAACAATTTTTGGTCCTCCAACAGTGAGCTTAAGAATAAACGGAAGCATAGACATCACTGCGTCATATCAAAACATAAAAAGTGATTTACAGGTAACAAGCACAACAACATCAAATCAGAATAATTTTAATTTTAAGCAGGAAGTATATGTAACGGCAAAAGGAACTATCGGAGATAAATTGAATATTGATGCCGACTGGAACACTCAGCGTTTATTTGATTTTGAAAACCAGTTGAAAATCCGCTATGACGGATATGCTGATGAAGTTATAAAAAGAATCGAAGCAGGTAACGTATCGCTTGTTACTAATTCCGGAATTATACAGTCAACTCAGGCGCTTTTTGGTGTCAAAGGCGATTTTCAATTAGGTCCTCTTTCGCTTTCCGCAGTGTTGTCTCAGAAGAAGAGCAAACAGGAGGTAAAAGATTTTGTAGGAGGTGCGCAGGAGCAGAACTTCAATTTGAAAGCGTATGAATATTCAGATGCTCATTATTTCCTTGATACCATATATAAAAAGAGCTTTCTCGATGTATTTAATAATACATCCGGTATTCTTGACGCACAAACTATGCAGAACAGAGTTTTGACTGAAGAAACTTCATTTGAGGTATGGGTTCAGACAGACGTAACGACAATTAATAAACGGTATGGTGTTGCACATATTCAGCTTATAGAGCAGCCAACCGCAGGTTATGATACTTCTTATAAGAAAGCAGTTGCTGAGGATGGTAAAGTTTTTGCCGGATATTTTATGAAGCTTGATCCATCTGATTATTATATTAATTCGTATGCGGGATTCATTTCATTTATTGTTAATGTCCCTGAAAATTTTGCCGTCGGTGTAACTTACAGAACTCAGAGTAATTCACTTTATGGAACTCCAAGCACAACAGTTGACGGTAACGATACGCTTGTTCTCAAGATGATTAAGTCAGGAGTTCTGAATCCGGCTACCACACCGGTTGCATGGGAATTAAAGCTGAAAAATATTTACAGGCTGCCTGTCTCAAAAGTTCTTGAGGAAGGTTTTGAGCTTCAAGCAGTGTATTATCAGGACGGAAACAACCAGCCAAATCTGCCGGGTCAGCAAAAGTCATTATCAAACATGCTTGACATTGACAGATATACAGGAACAACAAGAGAACCGCCCCCGGATTCAAGATTCGATTTTCTTTCAGGATTTACCATAAACAAAGTAACCGGCGATATTATTTTCCCGACTTTACGCCCGTTCTGGGATAACCTTGTCAGGGAAGGGGTAGATTCAAGTTTTTATTACAAGCAAATATATACCGATGTTAAATTAAATGCCCAAAATAGTTCGACTGCTCCGAATGCTATAAGATACTCCTTAATTGGAAAAGCAAAAGGTGAATCAGGTTATTCTGACGTAATCAATCTTGGTTTAAACGTAGTTCAGGGAAGCGTTAAGGTAATGGTCGGGGCTCAGGAGCTTATAAAAGATATTGATTACAGTGTTGATTATTTAACTGGAACAGTTGTGATAAGAAATGCAGCAGCAAAACTTTCCAAAGACCTCAAGGTAAGTTATGAAACTAACGACCTTTTCGGACTTGATAAAAAAACACTTATTGGATTAAGAGGTGATTATAAAATTGATGAGTTTAATTCGCTTGGTTTTACGTTTTTAAATCTTGAGCAAACGACATTAAATACTAAGGTAAGAATCGGTGAGGAACCGACAAATAATTCTATTTTTGGAGTGGATTTTACAACTCAGATAAATTCAAAACTGCTTACCAGACTTGTTAATATGCTGCCGGGATATAATACTAAGGAACAATCTGCATTTACTTTAAAAGGTGAGTTTGCATATTTAACACCTGACCCTAATACGCTTAAAAGTAAAATCCCGACTGACAATAACGAGTCAATTGCATATGTTGATGATATGGAAGGCTCAAAGAAAATCGTTTCACTGGGAACGAATTACAGCACCTGGACAATATCATCTGTTCCTTTTGATCCTGAACTTGGCAATATTCCAGATTCCATTTATAATAAACGCGGAAGAATGAAATGGTATAATATTCCAAATGATGCAAAACTGACAGATATTTATCCTGAAAAAAGCGTACAGGCAGGACAGGATGTTATAACGCCTTTTTATATCCAATTTGACCCAACAAAGAGGGGAATATATAACTATTCTAATAATTATAATACTTCAAACGGTCTGTTTAACAAAAATGTAACTACTGCAACAAACTGGAATGGTATTATGAAATATCTTAATACCACTTCTACGGATTTGTTAAATGAAAACATCAACTTCATTGAGTTTAATATGAGGATTGACAGTGTAGGGCTAAGCACAATACAGAACGGTAAATTAGTCATCGACTTAGGAAGAGTATCTGAAGATGCAATTCTTAACGGATTTCCTGACAGTGAGGACAAAAACAATAATGGTATTCTTGAAATATCTGAAGACATAGGTCTTGACTATAAACAAAATTTTGAGGAGTTAGCATTTTATAATACTAAATACGGTACATCTTTAACACTTGATGATTTTGAGAATCGAGATCCGGGACTTGATAATAATGATTCCACGGGAGCAATAAACTATGATATAATTGACGGAACACAGAATAACCGTTTCTTTGAAGGAGGAAATAAACCTGATACTGAAGATTTGAATAAAGATGGAGCATTAAATACAAGCAATGTTTATTTCAGTTATGAAATCCCGCTTGATACAACGAACAATCAGTTTATTTCAGGAAGAGGAAGAGTCGGCTGGTTCCAATATCGTATTCCTTTATCGGAATTCAGACGGATGGTCGGCAATCCGAGTCTCAATAATATTGAATATGCGAGATTGTATGTAAAAGGTGTTAATGGTGCTATAAGAGTTGCTCTTGTGGATTTCAATCTTGTAGGAAATCAATGGTATAAACCGAACAAGAATGATACAACATATAACATTTCAATTGTCAGCATAGAGGAAAATCCTCAGATTTATGACAGTCCCGTTCCCGGTGATGTTCTTAGACAGAGAATACAGAATACTACAGGCGGAACAACGTTATCAAATGAAGCTTCGTTATCCATTGATGTAAATAATCTTGTTGACGGAGAGAGAAAACTTGCAGTGAAAGATTACACATCCGTTCCTCTTGATTTATTTAATTATAAGAGATTAAAATTATTTGTAAACGGTGACCCTTCTTTTAATTATACCAGTGAAAAAATATTTGATGCATGGATGATTGTGCGGCTTGGCTCGGATACTTCAAATTATTATGAATACCGCGCTCCTATTCATCCTGACGTAAGACCAAGTACGCCATGGAATGCACAGAATGAAGTAACGATTAATTTTGCCGACCTGACTGCAATTAAAATTTTGCTCGATTCTATTAATACCGGCACGGAATTTCCTGTTCCGAACGGTCCGCCGGGCGCATTATATGTGGTCAGAGGAAATCCGTTGATTAATGCTATACGGCAGATTTCAGTTGGTATCGAAAAAAGCCGGACCGGATATAACGCAAGTGTAACCGGAAGCGTTTGGTTTAATGAAATAAGAGTGCTTGATATAGATGATGATAATGGTTTCAAATATGTATTAAATGCTGGCGTTAAGCTGGCTGATTTACTGACTGTTAATGCAACATTGACAAACGAAAGTCCTAATTTTTATTCTCTCGACGGAAGACCGGGACCATATACAAGACAAACCACTCAGAACTTTGACATAAGCGGAACTCTGAATGTTCATAAATTTCTTAATAATGCAATCGCATCCATATTTTCAGATGAATGGAAAGACTTTTTGGTACTTCCTCTGACTTTCAGGCACAGCGAGTATATGGTAAAGCATAAAAACTACCCTAACACGGACATTGACCTTGAAGAAGCTCGTGAGAGAAGATATGAACAGATTTTACTTCAAACGGGAGATGCTGAACTTGCTGAAAGATTAAGTAATAATATATACATTGAGGCGCAGACGCTTGATGTAACAAATGAATTTGGAATTCAGGGAATGCGTTTGCAGTTTCCGAGCAATAATTACATAGTTCAGAATATTATTAACAAGCTTTCATATAATTTCAGAGCTGTATATAATTATAAACGCGACCTTACGCTTGAAAGAAAAGACCAGGTGGTTTATAACGGCGCAGTTGACTTTGCTACAGATTTTGGATTGTCGGATAATTTTAATCTTAATATCGGAAGAATAATAAACTTAGGTGATGAATATAAAGATGCAAAATTATATTTTGCATTGCCATTTATACCTCTGGCGCCTCTTTTTTCTAACAACTTTACCGCTAAAACAGATTTCAACCGGGATAAAGACGAGAAAAAATTCAGAACTTCACTCGGTGATGCACCTCCAACACTAGTCTTCAGAGCAAACCGTGGGTTTAATCTTGATTGGAAATTGTTAGAAAACTGGATTGTGGATTTAACAGGAACATACAGTTATGGAACCGGAAGTGATTTGCGTGACCTTGAGACTTTAAATGACAGTCTGAGGACACCAATAACGGGAAATGTGCTTGATCGTATTTTCTTTAACGGTGGTCTTATTAATTTTGGTAAGGATATTGATTATTTGCAGACAACTACATTTAATCCTAAATTCAACATTCCTTTCATCAAGAAATTTGTCGAGCTTACCGGAAATTATAATGTTACTTATGCATGGTCAAACCCTCAGACAAATGATAACATAGGTTATAATGTCAGAACTTTCAATAATATTAATACTTCAGCAACAATAAAGCTTTCCGAGATTGCAAATATATTTAAATCTTCAGATAATCCTCAAAGATTTAGACTAAGAAGCGGTGGAATTACAGATACAACTGATGGTAAGGGTAAACAAAGCATTCTTGATGTATTTAAAGTATTTGGCACATTTTTCCCTGAGAATATTACGGTTAACTTTACGCAGAGCAATACATTAACTAATAATAACGTAGCAGGAAGTCCCGGCTTTGGAAATTTCTGGTTATATCCGACTACCAAAGAAGACCTTGGACCATCAAGAATGTACCAGCTCGGGTTCACTCAGTATCCCGGGAAAAGGGTTGATTCTCTTTCAGGAGTAAGAGATTATTATAATGTGTTAAACGATTTATCATTGACAACATCAATCTCGCCAATATTTCCGGAACATATAAGAATGAGTCTCACATTCAAAAAGAAATGGGGCAGGGATAATGATAAAACTTACTCCACTAATGCATTTGGTGAAATGGCATCACTGTCAAACCAGGCGCATTCGAATGCTAATTCCAATTCCATTTTCTTCGGAGGTGATGTTAAAGATTTTAAATTTATTCCGTCAGGAACGTCTTCAGAAAATCTTGCTAATGTAACTGAACAATTTAAAAGCCAGTTGTCATCGTTTCCTTTCCCGAATTGGAATATAACAATTTCAGGAGTCGAAAAATTTCCATTGTTCGGACAATTTGCTTCGGCAGTTACAATAGAAAACGCATTTACATCAGAGTTTTCGGAAAGATATACTACGGATATAAATAACAACCCTGTTCCTAACTTAATGGCTGTCACTCAAGGTTTTACTCCCTTGATCGGTATGAATATTACTTTCAAGGAAGCATTTGGCGGAAGCTTATCGGCAGTTTTCAGATATAACACAACTGTTCTGAATTCGCTTACTCCATCAAGCTATCAGATTCAGACAACAAATACGCGTGACTGGAGCATTAACGCAAACTTTACGAAGGCTGGATTTGAAATTCCAATGTTCGGACTTTCATTGCAAAATGATATAGCATTTTCTCTCACGCTTTCAAAAACAATTAATGACCCGATTAGTTATACATTCCAATTGGCAGGAAGAAATGAAGCACCCGGAAACGGCTCTTCAGTAATGACTTTGAATCCTTCAATACAATATTCGTTAAGTCAGCGCGTGCAGATGCAGCTATTTTACAAATACATAAGAACAGAACCGACTCAGCAAACAGCTAATATTGCTCCAAGAACTTCCAATGAGGGAGGGCTAAACATTCGAATTAGTATTCAATAA
- a CDS encoding BMP family ABC transporter substrate-binding protein, with protein sequence MIKKILLLLIAVSVFSCGKKENQNTQTNTSSNTGNAPIKVGLVFDVGGRGDKSFNDAAYAGLEKAQKELGIEFEDIDPGNGSDRESALRKFAARPDIALIFGVGFIFTDDINNVAKEFPNKKFACIDYSITDPNTIPPNVLAVEFKEEEGSFLVGAIAGLKTSTNKIGFIGGVESPLIKKFETGYVQGAKYSNPNIEVFTSYISVTPDGFKNPGKAQEIALSQYTKGADIIYHASGLSGLGLFEAAKEQKKFAIGVDMDQWNEAPGQVITSMIKQVSEAIYGTIKLLKEGQFKGGIKVFGLSDNGIGYVYDDNNKSLLSKDIIDKVEAMKEKIKKGEITIK encoded by the coding sequence ATGATAAAGAAAATTCTTTTGCTTTTAATTGCTGTTTCCGTTTTTTCCTGCGGGAAAAAAGAAAATCAGAATACACAAACTAATACATCAAGTAATACCGGTAATGCACCTATAAAAGTTGGTCTTGTGTTCGACGTCGGCGGACGCGGTGATAAATCATTTAACGATGCCGCTTATGCAGGTCTGGAGAAAGCTCAAAAAGAACTTGGTATTGAGTTTGAAGACATTGACCCCGGGAATGGTTCGGATAGAGAATCTGCATTAAGAAAATTTGCTGCAAGACCTGACATTGCGCTTATTTTCGGAGTCGGATTCATTTTTACCGATGACATTAACAACGTCGCAAAAGAATTTCCAAATAAAAAGTTTGCATGCATAGACTACTCAATTACAGATCCTAATACCATACCACCTAATGTTCTTGCAGTTGAATTCAAAGAAGAAGAAGGCTCATTTCTTGTTGGCGCAATTGCAGGATTAAAAACCTCAACTAATAAAATCGGTTTCATAGGAGGTGTTGAAAGCCCTTTAATAAAAAAATTTGAGACAGGTTACGTTCAGGGAGCGAAATATTCAAACCCTAATATTGAAGTTTTTACAAGTTACATAAGTGTAACTCCTGACGGATTTAAAAATCCCGGTAAAGCTCAGGAAATTGCATTAAGTCAATACACCAAAGGGGCAGATATAATTTATCACGCATCAGGTTTATCGGGACTTGGTTTATTTGAAGCTGCAAAAGAACAAAAGAAATTTGCTATAGGTGTTGATATGGACCAATGGAATGAAGCTCCGGGACAAGTTATTACAAGCATGATTAAGCAGGTTTCGGAAGCAATTTATGGAACAATAAAACTTTTAAAGGAAGGTCAATTCAAAGGCGGTATAAAAGTATTCGGTTTATCGGACAACGGAATTGGCTATGTTTATGATGACAATAATAAGAGCTTGCTTTCAAAAGATATTATCGATAAAGTCGAAGCAATGAAGGAAAAAATTAAAAAAGGCGAGATTACAATAAAATAG
- a CDS encoding thymidine kinase — MNENLQIRTFKKIGHIEVICGSMFSGKTEELIRRIRRAEIARQRVKVFKPKIDVRYKEFEIVSHNEQSYPSEIIENAEEIFDKCFDAEVIGVDEAQFFGNNLVNVCQTLADSGKRVIVAGLDQDYKAQPFEPMPQLLAIAEYITKIQAVCVICGAPANRTQRVSDNDDQILVGATNHYEARCRLHHTFKD; from the coding sequence TTGAACGAGAATTTACAGATAAGGACATTCAAAAAAATCGGTCATATTGAAGTAATATGCGGAAGCATGTTTTCAGGAAAGACTGAAGAACTTATCAGAAGGATAAGAAGAGCAGAGATTGCTCGCCAGCGTGTAAAAGTTTTTAAACCGAAAATCGATGTCCGTTACAAAGAATTTGAGATTGTTTCCCATAATGAACAGTCATACCCTTCAGAGATAATTGAAAACGCAGAGGAAATTTTTGATAAATGTTTTGATGCCGAAGTTATCGGAGTAGACGAAGCTCAGTTTTTTGGGAATAACTTAGTGAACGTCTGTCAGACACTTGCTGACTCAGGTAAGCGGGTGATTGTAGCAGGACTTGACCAGGATTATAAAGCACAACCGTTTGAACCTATGCCCCAACTTCTTGCAATTGCCGAGTATATTACTAAAATTCAGGCAGTATGTGTAATCTGCGGAGCACCTGCAAACCGGACTCAAAGAGTATCGGATAATGATGACCAGATTTTAGTTGGTGCAACTAATCATTATGAAGCAAGGTGCCGTCTGCACCATACGTTTAAGGATTAA
- the cdd gene encoding cytidine deaminase — translation MKKPYLELINKAIKNIDNSYSPYSNFKVSTALLGENDKVYTGVNIESSSFSLTLCAERVAAAKGISKGVRKFKAIAIYTDKNEFVYPCGACRQFLSEFSDDMDIILIKSPSKYKILKLKSLLPNSFKLN, via the coding sequence TTGAAAAAACCATACTTAGAGCTTATAAATAAAGCAATTAAAAATATTGATAACTCTTATTCTCCCTATTCAAATTTTAAAGTTTCTACTGCTCTTTTAGGAGAAAATGATAAAGTTTATACAGGCGTAAACATAGAAAGTTCGTCATTTTCATTAACTTTATGCGCTGAACGTGTTGCCGCAGCAAAAGGAATTTCAAAAGGTGTAAGAAAGTTTAAAGCAATTGCAATTTATACTGATAAAAATGAGTTTGTTTACCCCTGCGGAGCGTGCAGACAGTTTTTATCCGAGTTTTCGGACGATATGGATATCATACTCATAAAATCTCCTTCCAAATATAAAATCCTCAAATTAAAATCTTTATTACCAAATTCATTTAAGTTAAATTAA
- a CDS encoding glycosyltransferase family 9 protein, translating into MRKRKIYRFLDRYLGIPVLFVLGILLKKRKRLPIENIRKILFIKLAAIGDTIILIPTFRAIKQKFPDSELTLLCTPINYEIAKKIPYIDKIINCNVHSFLSNPLRFFGFIKELRKEKYDVVIDGSQWERIASMMTLLAKSQYSIGFATEGQYKHFVYDRVVPHLRDKHELENFLDLLRPLGIITDKNERYLEYFLNDDDEKFADDFWKQHNLEGKLVIGLHPGCGENGKPREWDNEKYIALGKRLLKYNPEIKILITGAPIEIERCNAIAEGIGSPNVINTAGKFALNNVVALVKRVKLVVCSNTGMLHIASCVGTKTLGLHGPTNPVKWGSYLKGSVVIQSDKFCSPCLYLGHEYGCQSPQCMAHIKVDDVFISIRKALQPELFEIKLPVIKELNAVS; encoded by the coding sequence ATGCGAAAGCGAAAGATTTACAGGTTTTTAGACCGATATTTAGGTATCCCGGTGCTATTTGTGCTTGGTATACTGCTTAAGAAAAGAAAACGATTACCCATTGAAAACATCCGGAAAATTTTATTTATAAAGCTTGCCGCCATAGGGGATACGATTATTTTAATTCCCACTTTCAGAGCTATAAAACAAAAATTTCCTGACTCCGAGCTGACTTTACTATGCACGCCGATTAATTATGAAATTGCAAAGAAGATTCCGTACATCGATAAAATTATTAATTGCAACGTTCATTCTTTTCTGTCTAATCCATTAAGATTTTTCGGCTTCATAAAAGAGCTAAGAAAAGAAAAATACGATGTTGTAATAGACGGAAGTCAATGGGAAAGAATCGCAAGCATGATGACTTTGCTTGCAAAATCACAATATTCTATAGGATTTGCAACCGAGGGACAATACAAACATTTTGTATATGACAGAGTTGTTCCTCATTTGAGAGATAAGCACGAGCTTGAGAATTTCCTCGATTTATTGAGACCATTAGGGATTATAACGGATAAAAATGAAAGATATCTTGAATATTTCTTAAATGATGATGATGAAAAATTTGCCGATGATTTCTGGAAGCAGCACAACTTAGAGGGGAAGCTCGTAATCGGTTTGCATCCCGGCTGCGGAGAAAACGGTAAGCCGCGTGAATGGGACAATGAAAAGTATATTGCATTAGGAAAACGTTTATTAAAGTATAATCCCGAAATAAAAATTCTTATAACGGGTGCACCTATTGAAATTGAACGGTGTAATGCAATCGCAGAAGGAATCGGAAGTCCGAATGTCATAAATACTGCGGGAAAATTTGCGCTTAATAATGTTGTTGCTCTTGTTAAGAGAGTTAAACTTGTTGTATGCAGTAATACAGGAATGCTTCATATAGCATCCTGTGTGGGGACTAAGACGTTAGGGTTACATGGTCCTACAAATCCCGTCAAATGGGGGAGCTATCTTAAAGGCAGCGTTGTTATACAAAGCGACAAATTTTGCAGTCCGTGTTTATATCTCGGACATGAATACGGTTGCCAGTCGCCACAATGTATGGCTCATATCAAAGTTGATGATGTTTTCATAAGTATAAGAAAGGCACTTCAACCTGAGCTTTTTGAAATTAAGTTACCGGTTATCAAAGAGCTGAATGCCGTTAGTTAA
- a CDS encoding Glu/Leu/Phe/Val dehydrogenase — MSKNSFKIYDVMEGYGHEQVVFCSHQESGLKAIIGIHSTTLGPALGGCRMWTYASDEEALTDVLRLSQGMTYKAAVAGLNLGGGKAVIIGDSRTQKSEALFRAFGRYVEGLSGRYITAEDVGTSVKDMEYVAMETRNVTGIPIELGGSGDPSPVTAYGTYVGMKACAKEVYGTDSLKGKKIVVQGAGGNVGKNLCKHLFAEGAKLYVSDIYDEKLKPLVEEFKATIIGADEVYSYDADIFSPTALGAILNSETIPQLKVKIVAGAANNQLKDEDKDCKALMDKGILYAPDYVINAGGLINVYSELEGYNRERAMKRAAGIYDAIMNIIETSKRENIPTNAASKEIAMSRIQAVSDVKRLRVYRDLNLFKMRNL; from the coding sequence ATGTCAAAAAATTCTTTTAAAATTTATGATGTAATGGAAGGTTACGGGCATGAACAGGTCGTTTTCTGCTCACACCAGGAATCCGGCTTAAAAGCCATCATCGGAATTCACAGCACAACATTAGGACCTGCCTTGGGCGGGTGCAGAATGTGGACTTATGCTTCAGATGAAGAAGCTTTGACAGACGTTTTAAGGTTATCTCAGGGGATGACTTATAAAGCTGCTGTTGCAGGATTGAATCTCGGAGGCGGGAAAGCTGTTATTATTGGTGATTCACGTACCCAAAAATCAGAAGCATTGTTCAGAGCTTTCGGCAGATATGTTGAAGGTCTTTCAGGCAGGTATATTACAGCTGAAGACGTCGGAACAAGCGTAAAAGACATGGAATATGTGGCTATGGAGACAAGAAACGTTACCGGTATCCCAATTGAGCTCGGCGGAAGCGGTGACCCTTCACCTGTGACTGCATACGGAACATATGTTGGTATGAAAGCTTGCGCTAAGGAAGTTTACGGAACAGATTCTTTAAAGGGAAAGAAAATTGTTGTTCAGGGTGCAGGTGGAAATGTCGGTAAAAACCTATGCAAACATTTATTTGCAGAAGGTGCAAAGCTATATGTATCAGACATTTATGATGAAAAACTTAAACCATTGGTTGAAGAGTTTAAAGCAACCATAATCGGTGCTGACGAGGTATATTCTTATGATGCTGATATATTTTCACCGACAGCTTTAGGTGCGATATTAAATTCTGAAACCATACCTCAGCTTAAAGTGAAAATCGTAGCCGGCGCAGCAAATAATCAGTTAAAAGATGAAGATAAAGATTGTAAAGCGTTGATGGATAAAGGAATTTTGTATGCTCCTGATTATGTTATCAATGCAGGCGGTTTGATTAACGTTTACAGCGAACTTGAAGGATATAACCGTGAGCGCGCAATGAAACGAGCTGCAGGAATTTATGATGCTATTATGAATATCATTGAAACATCAAAAAGAGAGAATATCCCGACTAATGCAGCATCAAAAGAAATCGCGATGAGCAGAATTCAGGCAGTAAGCGATGTAAAGAGATTAAGAGTTTATCGTGACCTTAATCTTTTCAAAATGAGAAATTTATAA